In Plasmodium falciparum 3D7 genome assembly, chromosome: 5, the following proteins share a genomic window:
- a CDS encoding glutathione synthetase has protein sequence MERKVDEFYKVIEKEVLNYFTCPNGKNEYLSYERIKSLIKDMIAFLNTESYYIFTNSYKNEYNIDFLYNPKLFSFTLLPHRLDKKLLELCKYSTLLYSELFDNMVCDLSYLLSIFENIKEHDFFVKKMLEVCKKVYGDNSDNSDNSDNSNNSNNSNNSNNFRNIKDDIRCVIGRSDYMTNRNNDIIDDKEKIDDENINDKDIKQIEYNTISVAFGNLSSILFNGHKYILKQIYKEYFPYIGNEEEQKEVNDILDKKFDNNFVQGIITCFKKCHDIYISEYKPLLGSHKVIMMSILHEDDFNSFDKYKTTNELNKININQKALTINEIKLLFESKKLFLNYKDETLIDSLKRIKNKEYNPYNEIFKPGKLLIDLNDLEDILNVDCININDILKNINKYERNIFEISVLYFRALYTPNHFNENIWKIREMFEFSDAIKIPSLPYQLVGSKKIQMLLLDNDILKKYISLNLNKEKKSDEQITKDMTLLKKTFALQVDPSQNINAHIIQDAINNENNYLLKPQREGGKNNLHGNQVKQKLKLFYDHNKKQTLSHYVLMQRLFPSTFTAIHCRTQEMKNEICTTNISNEQQKKKPSHLIQFSPEKSISEFSLFHNFIFYKNKNILNEQKGYLVRTKNYTEKEGGAICGISSLDSFFLTEH, from the coding sequence aTGGAAAGAAAGGTAGATGAGTTTTATAAAGTTATTGAAAAAGAGGTGTTAAATTATTTCACTTGTCCCAATGGAAAGAATGAATATCTGAGTTATGAAAGGATAAAATCATTAATAAAAGATATGATTGCTTTTTTGAATACTGAgagttattatatatttacgaATTCATATaagaatgaatataatatcgattttttatataacccGAAATTGTTTTCATTTACCTTATTACCACATAGATTGGATAAGAAGCTACTAGAATTGTGTAAGTATagtacattattatattcagaATTGTTTGATAATATGGTATGTGATTTATCATATCTACTAAGTATTTTTGAGAATATTAAAGAGCAtgatttttttgtaaaaaagaTGTTAGAAGTATGTAAGAAGGTATACGGTGATAATAGTGATAATAGTGATAATAGTgacaatagtaataatagtaataatagtaataatagtaataattttCGAAACATTAAGGATGACATTAGATGTGTTATAGGAAGATCTGATTATATGACTAATcgtaataatgatataatagaTGATAAGGAAAAGattgatgatgaaaatataaatgataaagatataaaacaaatagaatataatacaatatctGTTGCCTTTGGTAATCTTTCgtctattttatttaatggacataaatatattttaaaacagatttataaagaatattttccatatataGGAAATGAAGAGGAACAAAAAGAagtaaatgatatattagaTAAAAAATTTGATAACAATTTTGTACAAGGAATTATTacatgttttaaaaaatgtcatgatatttatatatctgaATATAAGCCTTTATTAGGTTCACATAAAGTTATTATGATGAGTATATTACATGAAGATGATTTTAATAgttttgataaatataaaactacaaacgaattaaataaaataaatataaatcaaaaagCTTTAACaataaatgaaattaaattattatttgagagcaaaaaactttttttaaattataaagatgAAACATTAATAGATTCTTTAAAGAGAATTAAGAATAAGGAATATAATCCTTATAATGAGATATTCAAACCTGGAAAACTTCTTATCGATTTGAACGACCTAGaagatattttaaatgtagattgtataaatataaatgatatacttaagaatataaataaatatgaacgTAATATCTTTGAAATAAGTGTATTATACTTTAGAGCATTATATACACCTAACCattttaatgaaaatatatggaaaataaGAGAAATGTTTGAATTTTCGGATGCTATTAAAATACCTTCTTTACCTTATCAACTTGTTGGTtcgaaaaaaatacaaatgttattattagataatgatatattaaaaaaatatatttcattgaatttaaataaagaaaaaaaatcagATGAACAAATAACAAAAGATATGAcgcttttaaaaaaaacatttgcCTTACAAGTAGACCCAtctcaaaatataaatgcaCATATTATTCAGGATgctataaataatgaaaataattatttattaaaacctCAAAGAGAAGGAGggaaaaataatttacatgGAAATCAAGTTAAACAAAAATTGAAGCTTTTCtatgatcataataaaaaacaaacacTATCTCATTATGTCTTAATGCAACGATTATTTCCATCAACCTTTACAGCTATACATTGTAGAACTcaagaaatgaaaaatgaaatatgtacaacaaatatatcaaatgaaCAACAGAAAAAGAAACCATCGCATCTTATACAATTTTCACCTGAAAAATCGATATCAGAATTTAGTTTgtttcataattttattttttataaaaataaaaatattttaaatgagCAAAAAGGATATTTAGTTAGGACTAAAAATTATACTGAGAAGGAAGGAGGGGCCATTTGTGGTATATCAAGCTtggattctttttttttaactgaACATTGA
- a CDS encoding CDK-activating kinase assembly factor MAT1, with protein MDEYKCISCFEDIYVNNEKKLYFFDICKHKICGECLENHLNKLNKQYCPLCKVSVTKKNVSLFDIEERIYANQKNVRSKLTEIFNKRRHNFENTPLYNNYLEKVEDMIYVLTNECDEKKRKIIEAYIKKYEKDNYKLIEENNALIYQNERKKIHEIVKEEGNLYEIIKHRPIINKVHNETYVHSLIKENPKFFDEVKVANIVEVQPQPLNPAYKNDTDIPLRKYFSQDELYQADYAGGYDTNVVLKRCDIEFNKTIYYNI; from the coding sequence atggatgaatataaatgtattagcTGTTTTGaggatatatatgtaaataatgaaaagaaattatatttttttgatatatgtaAACATAAGATTTGTGGAGAATGTTTAGAAAaccatttaaataaattgaaTAAACAATATTGTCCTCTTTGTAAAGTATctgtaacaaaaaaaaatgtatcttTGTTTGATATTGAAGAGCGTATATATGCTaatcaaaaaaatgtaaGATCTAAATTAAcagaaatatttaataaaagaagacataattttgaaaatactcctttatataataattatttagaaAAGGTTGAAGACATGATATATGTGCTAACTAATGAATGtgatgaaaagaaaagaaaaataattgaagcgtatataaaaaagtatgaaaaagataattataagttaatagaagaaaataacGCACTTATTTAtcaaaatgaaagaaaaaaaatacatgaaATAGTAAAAGAAGAAGGAAACttatatgaaattattaaacatagacctataataaataaagtaCATAATGAAACATATGTACATTCCTTAATTAAAGAAAATCCTAAATTTTTTGATGAAGTCAAAGTAGCTAATATTGTGGAAGTTCAACCACAGCCATTAAATCCAGCTTATAAAAATGACACAGATATACCTTTacgtaaatatttttcacaAGACGAATTATATCAAGCAGATTATGCGGGAGGATATGATACAAATGTAGTATTAAAACGATGTGATAtagaatttaataaaactatttattataatatataa